ATATTCTAACGAATTTATGAATATTGGAGTAGATGCCGCTGCTTTTGGCATGAGCAACGCCGTGGTGGCTTCTTCTGCCGATGTAAACTCGGGATACTGGAATCCGGCCGGCTTGGTAAATTTGGAAGACAAACAAATTTCGTTGATGCACGCTTCCTATTTTGCGAATATTGCCAATTACGATTACGCTGCCTTCGCCATGCCGCTAGACGATAAAAGTGCGGTGGGCCTTTCCTTAATTCGTTTTGGAGTTGACGATATTTTAAATACCACCCAACTTATAGACAGTGAGGGCAATATAGATTACAACCGGATTAGTTTATTTTCAACAGCCGATTATGGGGTTACTTTTTCGTACGCCCGGAAACTGCCTCTCGACGGCTTAAATTACGGTGTGAATGCCAAAGTTATTAGACGAATTATTGGCGACTTCGCCTCCTCCTGGGGCTTTGGGTTGGATGCTGCGGTTCAATTTAGAAATGATAAATGGATGTTCGGTATTATGGCGCGCGACATTACCACCACTTTTAACGCTTGGAGTATAGACGAAGAAAAATTTGCCGAGATTCAAGGCGCCGTAGAAGGTCAAAATCAGGAATTGCCCGAAACTACCGAAATTACTATTCCAAAGCTACAATTTGGTATAGCGAGAAAGTTTGTTTACAATTACGATTACACCTTATTGGCCGAAGTAGATCTAAATTTTAGATTTGCAGAAACCAACGATGTTATTGCAACTTCAGTTGCCAGTATAACCCCTTCCTTAGGCCTCGAATTTGCTTATATAGATATGGTTTATGTACGCGGTGGCGTTGGGAATTTTCAAAATATAAAACAATTGGACGGCAGTGAATCTGTAGGTTTTCAGCCTAATATTGGCGTGGGTTTTCGATATAAAGGCATTCAAGTAGATTACGCTTTAACCGATATTGGCGATCAAAGTGCGGCGCTTTATAGCAATGTTTTTTCGTTGAAATTGGATTGGGATTTGTTTAGATAGAAAATGAAATCGAAATCGAAATCAAAATCAAAAATGAAACTGGAACTTTCGTTGTGGAGCTATTGAAAAACAATTAAAACATTCGTGTATTCGTGGTGAAAAATTATTTATTCATATTTATTCTTCTATTAAGTGTTTCGGTAAAAGCGCAGTTTATGCCTTTATCTGAAACTTCAGAAATCAGCA
This region of Aequorivita marisscotiae genomic DNA includes:
- a CDS encoding PorV/PorQ family protein, producing the protein MKEKFFLLLLLASATLSAQTVRKYSNEFMNIGVDAAAFGMSNAVVASSADVNSGYWNPAGLVNLEDKQISLMHASYFANIANYDYAAFAMPLDDKSAVGLSLIRFGVDDILNTTQLIDSEGNIDYNRISLFSTADYGVTFSYARKLPLDGLNYGVNAKVIRRIIGDFASSWGFGLDAAVQFRNDKWMFGIMARDITTTFNAWSIDEEKFAEIQGAVEGQNQELPETTEITIPKLQFGIARKFVYNYDYTLLAEVDLNFRFAETNDVIATSVASITPSLGLEFAYIDMVYVRGGVGNFQNIKQLDGSESVGFQPNIGVGFRYKGIQVDYALTDIGDQSAALYSNVFSLKLDWDLFR